One genomic segment of Cydia splendana chromosome 5, ilCydSple1.2, whole genome shotgun sequence includes these proteins:
- the LOC134790418 gene encoding uncharacterized protein DDB_G0287625 isoform X1, which produces MPREKSSHRDRRSSSYSSESSYERKKSKSKHKKRSRSRDRSVASSHKSKSSSHRHRKRSYSRSLSRDRYESKSRRRSSSRRRSSSRPRSKRSRRSVSRSRSRSRTKHSKSSKKSRRRSRSRSTSSRSSSFDIEPAQGFKSVRLDDTETKVEQAIKAAEAAGLTMTKIPTYEYPEVEVKEDMPTIHDRNLLAELNSDVFIQRSFTSSKNKKQNQNIVIDLDAETVKVPKSDIKVNNMDDTILNMDEIPSEEELREMWIKKLYQYRKRMLRGEI; this is translated from the exons ATGCCTCGGGAAAAATCATCCCATCGCGACAGGAGAAGTTCCTCCTATAGCTCCGAATCGTCGTACGAAAGGAAGAAGTCCAAAAGCAAGCACAAGAAACGTTCTCGTTCAAGAGATAGATCTGTAGCTAGTAGCCATAAGAGCAAGTCAAGCTCTCACAGACATAGAAAGAGGAGTTATTCTAGAAGTTTGTCTCGGGATCGCTACGAGTCGAAGTCGCGGAGGCGCTCCAGTTCGCGAAGACGCTCTAGTTCGCGGCCCCGCTCGAAGCGATCTCGGCGATCGGTGTCGAGGAGCAGATCCAGAAGCCGTACGAAACACAGTAAGAGCAGTAAGAAGTCTCGCAGGAGGTCGCGCTCTCGCTCGACTAGCAGTCGCTCTAGCTCTTTTGATATAG AACCAGCACAAGGCTTCAAATCTGTTCGGCTAGATGACACCGAAACCAAAGTAGAGCAGGCCATCAAGGCCGCAGAGGCTGCTGGGTTGACCATGACCAAGATACCAACTTATGAATACCCAGAAGTAGAAGTTAAAGAAGACATGCCGACAATCCACGATAGAAACTTGCTTGCCGAGTTGAATAGTGATGTGTTTATCCAAAGGTCTTTCACATCCTCAAAGAATAAGAAACAGAACCAGAACATTGTAATAGACTTGGATGCGGAGACTGTTAAAGTTCCTAAAAGTGATATAAAAGTTAACAATATGGATGATACTATTCTGAACATGGAT GAAATTCCAAGCGAAGAAGAGTTGAGAGAGATGTGGATAAAGAAACTTTACCAGTATAGGAAGAGAATGCTGCGGGGagaaatttag
- the LOC134790418 gene encoding serine/arginine-rich splicing factor 4 isoform X2 produces the protein MPREKSSHRDRRSSSYSSESSYERKKSKSKHKKRSRSRDRSVASSHKSKSSSHRHRKRSYSRSLSRDRYESKSRRRSSSRRRSSSRPRSKRSRRSVSRSRSRSRTKHSKSSKKSRRRSRSRSTSSRSSSFDIAQGFKSVRLDDTETKVEQAIKAAEAAGLTMTKIPTYEYPEVEVKEDMPTIHDRNLLAELNSDVFIQRSFTSSKNKKQNQNIVIDLDAETVKVPKSDIKVNNMDDTILNMDEIPSEEELREMWIKKLYQYRKRMLRGEI, from the exons ATGCCTCGGGAAAAATCATCCCATCGCGACAGGAGAAGTTCCTCCTATAGCTCCGAATCGTCGTACGAAAGGAAGAAGTCCAAAAGCAAGCACAAGAAACGTTCTCGTTCAAGAGATAGATCTGTAGCTAGTAGCCATAAGAGCAAGTCAAGCTCTCACAGACATAGAAAGAGGAGTTATTCTAGAAGTTTGTCTCGGGATCGCTACGAGTCGAAGTCGCGGAGGCGCTCCAGTTCGCGAAGACGCTCTAGTTCGCGGCCCCGCTCGAAGCGATCTCGGCGATCGGTGTCGAGGAGCAGATCCAGAAGCCGTACGAAACACAGTAAGAGCAGTAAGAAGTCTCGCAGGAGGTCGCGCTCTCGCTCGACTAGCAGTCGCTCTAGCTCTTTTGATATAG CACAAGGCTTCAAATCTGTTCGGCTAGATGACACCGAAACCAAAGTAGAGCAGGCCATCAAGGCCGCAGAGGCTGCTGGGTTGACCATGACCAAGATACCAACTTATGAATACCCAGAAGTAGAAGTTAAAGAAGACATGCCGACAATCCACGATAGAAACTTGCTTGCCGAGTTGAATAGTGATGTGTTTATCCAAAGGTCTTTCACATCCTCAAAGAATAAGAAACAGAACCAGAACATTGTAATAGACTTGGATGCGGAGACTGTTAAAGTTCCTAAAAGTGATATAAAAGTTAACAATATGGATGATACTATTCTGAACATGGAT GAAATTCCAAGCGAAGAAGAGTTGAGAGAGATGTGGATAAAGAAACTTTACCAGTATAGGAAGAGAATGCTGCGGGGagaaatttag
- the LOC134790419 gene encoding mitochondrial import inner membrane translocase subunit Tim13-like produces the protein MDSLSTGSLSGTQKEELMDQVKQQIAIANAQELLTKMSEKCFKKCINKPGTALDSSEQKCIAMCMDRYMDAWNLVSRTYSSRIQRERNNM, from the coding sequence ATGGACTCCTTATCAACGGGTTCACTTTCGGGAACACAAAAGGAGGAGTTGATGGATCAAGTAAAACAGCAGATTGCTATCGCTAACGCGCAGGAACTTCTGACGAAAATGTCCGAGAAATGTTTTAAGAAGTGCATAAACAAACCGGGCACGGCCCTGGACAGTTCTGAACAGAAATGCATCGCCATGTGCATGGACAGGTATATGGATGCCTGGAACCTGGTGTCGCGGACCTACAGCAGTCGCATCCAGCGCGAGCGGAACAACATGTGA